Proteins encoded by one window of Modestobacter marinus:
- a CDS encoding DUF2252 domain-containing protein, with protein MDTDLESATRTELLRRAREQDVPGRSSMTKEQLVDALTSGDGASSDGASSDGASSDGVRGDGSRPVHSRVDAFRLLAEARARGEMVLIPRMLTGNDRRVHVRETVREDHETRIATGDLEAREKFDKLAGSVFHFFRGTNLLFYRDLVGEDARLPTVLALGDVHPGNFGVMPSSDNVPIFGVNDFDDAYYAPFTWDLKRGAVGFMLGAAEKSGHGPKKQRAIARRFLRGYVAGIASYAADGQEQTEQLRMDNAPPLIAELIASTLETSRAEWLADLLEDTRRGFRTDEELVPVSSRREEFQGIVDRYLKENEVAVPERAGKMRVKDVAEKRGSGTASLGLTRFYVLIAGVRDDGTDDLLLEFKRARRSALAGLVPPSGYEVDAQGDRIRHAQRVHLVDGDVFYGSVDIDGKSFMVRERAPFRDDISLGSLSTDEWKEYAEICGRVLAHTHAMSDDAGNVDYDVEPAILEAIGGRDLFVDDILRFAEEAAERVRRDHEHFVADHALGAFRSVDVVYR; from the coding sequence ATGGACACAGACCTCGAGTCCGCCACCCGCACCGAACTGCTCCGCCGCGCGCGTGAGCAGGACGTACCCGGACGTTCGTCGATGACCAAGGAGCAACTGGTCGACGCGCTGACGTCCGGCGACGGCGCCTCGTCCGACGGCGCCTCGTCCGACGGTGCCTCGTCCGACGGCGTCCGCGGCGACGGGTCGCGTCCGGTGCACTCCCGGGTCGACGCCTTCCGGCTGCTGGCCGAGGCGCGGGCCCGCGGCGAGATGGTGCTGATCCCCCGCATGCTCACCGGCAACGACCGCCGGGTGCACGTGCGGGAGACCGTCCGTGAGGACCACGAGACCCGCATCGCGACCGGCGACCTGGAGGCTCGCGAGAAGTTCGACAAGCTCGCCGGCTCGGTCTTCCACTTCTTCCGCGGCACCAACCTGCTCTTCTACCGCGACCTGGTCGGCGAGGACGCCCGGCTGCCCACGGTGCTCGCCCTCGGCGACGTCCACCCCGGCAACTTCGGCGTGATGCCGAGCTCGGACAACGTGCCGATCTTCGGCGTCAACGACTTCGACGACGCCTACTACGCGCCCTTCACCTGGGACCTCAAGCGCGGCGCCGTCGGCTTCATGCTCGGCGCAGCCGAGAAGTCCGGCCACGGCCCGAAGAAGCAGCGGGCCATCGCCCGCCGGTTCCTGCGCGGCTACGTGGCCGGGATCGCCTCCTACGCCGCTGACGGCCAGGAGCAGACCGAGCAGCTGCGGATGGACAACGCCCCGCCGCTGATCGCGGAGCTGATCGCCAGCACGCTGGAGACCAGCCGGGCCGAGTGGCTGGCGGACCTGCTGGAGGACACCCGCCGCGGTTTCCGCACCGACGAGGAGCTCGTGCCGGTCAGCAGCCGCCGCGAGGAGTTCCAGGGCATCGTCGACCGGTACCTGAAGGAGAACGAGGTCGCCGTGCCGGAGCGGGCCGGAAAGATGCGGGTGAAGGACGTCGCCGAGAAGCGCGGCAGCGGTACTGCGTCGCTCGGGCTCACCCGGTTCTACGTGCTCATCGCCGGCGTGCGGGACGACGGCACCGACGACCTGCTCCTGGAGTTCAAGCGCGCCCGCCGGTCGGCGCTGGCCGGGCTGGTGCCGCCCTCGGGGTACGAGGTCGACGCGCAGGGTGACCGGATCCGGCACGCGCAGCGGGTGCACCTGGTCGACGGCGACGTCTTCTACGGCAGCGTCGACATCGACGGCAAGAGCTTCATGGTGCGCGAGCGGGCCCCCTTCCGCGACGACATCAGCCTCGGCTCGCTGTCGACCGACGAGTGGAAGGAGTACGCGGAGATCTGCGGCCGGGTCCTCGCGCACACCCACGCGATGTCCGACGATGCCGGCAACGTCGACTACGACGTCGAGCCCGCGATCCTGGAGGCGATCGGCGGGCGGGACCTGTTCGTCGACGACATCCTGCGCTTCGCCGAGGAGGCCGCCGAGCGGGTCCGCCGGGACCACGAGCACTTCGTCGCTGACCACGCCCTGGGCGCCTTCCGCAGCGTGGACGTCGTCTACCGCTGA
- a CDS encoding HNH endonuclease signature motif containing protein, with protein sequence MAAAEEAELILELAGHRPAALDPDGPGARRPGWANEPGGEEISEFFLAELATVLNLGRGTAAVRLRRALTWSRKLPGTFAALATGELDERRAQVLADVLEHTHAQLAGQVEAALLDQARDLSVARLEKRATEELLRLDAAAAEERRAEAAKSADVRLYPSGIDGRSTLAADLPTDEAAECHDLLDQLARMLKADGDPRPIGALRAHVLSALIRRPADTGLPAVAAHLTITADLAALTGASSTPGEVNGLPITAAHLRELLARVGALGLTTPEGGTLTYALTGPNGQLLATLTPAELARLARRGCPSHPNDRAGGAADRRANGEGRNGGGGGDGCDGDGEAGSRPCDCAVPGPPPPTDAYRPTDRQRAFVLTRDQRRRFPNCGQRVGWTDLDHVTAHACGGATDCTNLCCLCRSHHRLKTFAPGWQYRLDRDGTLHVTTPSGVTRITRPPSQRPPGQRPPDSSPPESAASQPGPSAGPPPSDPTDDPPPF encoded by the coding sequence ATGGCCGCCGCTGAGGAGGCCGAGCTGATCCTGGAGCTGGCCGGCCACCGGCCCGCCGCCCTGGACCCCGACGGCCCCGGAGCCCGACGGCCCGGGTGGGCCAATGAGCCCGGCGGTGAGGAGATCAGTGAGTTCTTCCTCGCCGAACTCGCCACCGTCCTCAACCTCGGTCGGGGGACGGCGGCGGTCCGGTTGCGGCGGGCACTGACCTGGTCGAGGAAGCTGCCGGGCACCTTCGCCGCCCTGGCCACCGGGGAACTGGACGAACGCCGCGCCCAGGTACTGGCCGATGTTCTGGAGCACACCCACGCCCAGCTCGCCGGCCAGGTCGAGGCCGCGCTGCTGGACCAGGCGCGGGACCTGTCGGTGGCCCGGCTGGAGAAACGCGCCACCGAGGAACTGCTCCGCCTGGACGCCGCGGCCGCCGAGGAACGCCGGGCCGAAGCCGCGAAGTCCGCCGACGTACGCCTCTACCCCTCAGGGATCGACGGCCGGTCCACGTTGGCCGCGGACCTGCCCACCGACGAGGCCGCCGAGTGCCACGACCTGCTCGACCAACTCGCGCGGATGCTCAAAGCCGACGGCGACCCCCGCCCGATCGGGGCGCTGCGGGCGCACGTGCTCTCGGCGCTGATCCGCCGCCCCGCCGACACCGGCCTGCCCGCGGTGGCCGCCCACCTGACGATCACCGCCGACCTGGCCGCCCTCACCGGTGCCAGCAGCACACCGGGTGAGGTCAACGGGCTGCCGATCACCGCCGCCCACCTGCGCGAACTCCTCGCTCGGGTCGGCGCACTGGGCCTCACCACCCCCGAGGGCGGCACCCTGACCTACGCCCTCACCGGCCCGAACGGGCAGCTGCTGGCCACGCTCACCCCCGCCGAACTCGCCCGCCTGGCCCGCCGCGGCTGCCCCAGTCACCCGAACGATCGCGCCGGCGGCGCTGCCGACCGGCGCGCCAACGGAGAAGGGCGCAATGGAGGCGGCGGCGGAGACGGATGCGACGGGGACGGCGAGGCGGGCAGCCGGCCGTGCGACTGCGCGGTGCCCGGGCCGCCACCACCGACCGACGCCTACCGACCCACCGACCGCCAACGCGCCTTCGTCCTCACCCGCGACCAACGCCGCCGGTTCCCCAACTGCGGCCAACGCGTCGGCTGGACCGACCTCGACCACGTCACCGCCCACGCCTGCGGCGGAGCCACCGACTGCACCAACCTCTGCTGCCTGTGCCGCTCCCACCACCGACTCAAGACCTTCGCCCCCGGCTGGCAGTACCGGCTCGACAGGGACGGGACCCTGCACGTCACCACCCCCAGCGGCGTCACCCGGATCACCCGACCACCCAGCCAACGACCACCCGGCCAACGACCACCCGACTCCTCACCGCCGGAGAGCGCGGCCTCCCAGCCAGGACCCTCAGCGGGACCACCACCCTCCGACCCGACTGACGATCCGCCACCCTTCTGA
- a CDS encoding polysaccharide deacetylase family protein — MRRRDFLAASGALFLAGCSRSDSSSEAASSTSATPTRSAAESSSAAPSPTEEPAPTPGTPAEILARSTVPVLCFHQIREFRPDDSAYARTIITPPAVLTAQLQALRDGGYTPVTAPALVDHLQFGTALPDRPVLLTFDDGSVTHVTAALPVLRQFGFPAAFFPMTVVLDKPDWLSSDQLRELEAAGMTIGAHSWDHQRMDQLTGDQWTEQLDAPAATLAGILGHPVDLLAYPHGMWSQEALPHVAAAGYRAAFQLSEPTDPAQPLLTIRRIMPPPTWDGPTLLGHLDSDF, encoded by the coding sequence GTGCGCAGACGTGACTTCCTGGCTGCCAGCGGCGCGTTGTTCCTCGCTGGGTGCAGCCGGTCCGACAGCTCCTCGGAAGCTGCATCGAGCACGTCCGCGACGCCCACGAGGTCGGCAGCCGAGTCCTCCAGCGCAGCCCCCAGCCCCACCGAGGAACCCGCGCCCACCCCGGGGACACCGGCGGAGATCCTCGCCCGGTCGACGGTGCCGGTGCTCTGCTTCCACCAGATCCGCGAGTTCCGCCCCGACGACAGCGCCTACGCCCGCACGATCATCACGCCCCCGGCCGTGCTCACCGCCCAGCTCCAGGCCCTGCGCGACGGCGGGTACACCCCGGTCACCGCCCCGGCGCTCGTCGACCACCTGCAGTTCGGCACCGCCCTCCCCGACCGGCCGGTCCTGCTGACGTTCGACGACGGGTCGGTCACCCATGTCACGGCGGCCCTACCGGTGCTCCGCCAGTTCGGCTTCCCGGCGGCGTTCTTCCCGATGACCGTGGTGCTGGACAAGCCCGACTGGCTCAGCAGCGACCAGCTGCGGGAGCTCGAGGCGGCGGGCATGACGATCGGCGCGCACAGCTGGGACCACCAGCGGATGGACCAGCTGACCGGTGACCAGTGGACCGAGCAGCTCGACGCCCCGGCGGCCACCCTCGCCGGCATCTTGGGCCACCCGGTCGACCTGCTCGCCTACCCGCACGGCATGTGGAGCCAGGAGGCGCTGCCGCACGTCGCCGCCGCGGGCTACCGGGCCGCGTTCCAGCTCTCCGAGCCCACCGACCCGGCGCAGCCGCTGCTCACCATCCGGCGGATCATGCCGCCGCCGACCTGGGACGGGCCGACGCTCCTCGGCCACCTCGACAGCGACTTCTGA
- a CDS encoding phytoene desaturase family protein yields MARVVVVGAGLGGLAAAARLAATGHAVTVLEQAPQVGGKLGWYGRDGHGFDTGPSLVTLPQVLEDLFAATGAPLSEVLPLQRLDPAVAYRFADGTTTAMPGHLEDVPARLDADLGPGSGAQWAGLLTRAEAMWRATEQPFLRTPLAGAATLARLARDTADVRTIAPGRTLRGLGAAYLTDPRLRMLLDRYATYSGSDPRRAPAALLTVPYAEQAFGSWYVPGGLRRLPEAVAARAVERGAVVRTDAAVTEVLVTAGRAAGVRLADGEVVPADVVVCNADAASLYGRLLPPQAPVRRARTALRRVTPSSSGFVLLLALRGRTPGLAHHTVLFPTDYDAEFDALFGGRGRRGSPKRPVADPTVYVSAPDDPATRPDEDSESWFVLVNAPRHEPGAGVDWTAPGLADRYADQLLATMAARGLDVRDRLRWRVVRTPADLERETASPGGSIYGTSSNGARAAFLRPANASPLPGLFLVGGSSHPGGGLPLVTLSAEIVAGLVGPA; encoded by the coding sequence GTGGCCCGGGTCGTCGTCGTCGGCGCCGGGCTCGGGGGTCTCGCCGCCGCCGCCCGGCTGGCCGCGACCGGCCACGCGGTGACCGTGCTGGAGCAGGCGCCGCAGGTCGGCGGCAAGCTCGGCTGGTACGGCCGCGACGGCCACGGCTTCGACACCGGGCCCAGCCTGGTCACGCTGCCGCAGGTGCTCGAGGACCTCTTCGCCGCCACCGGCGCCCCGCTGTCGGAGGTCCTGCCGCTGCAGCGGCTGGACCCGGCGGTCGCCTACCGGTTCGCCGACGGGACCACGACGGCGATGCCCGGGCACCTCGAGGACGTCCCGGCCCGGCTGGACGCCGACCTCGGCCCCGGCAGCGGCGCCCAGTGGGCGGGGCTGCTCACCCGCGCCGAGGCGATGTGGCGGGCCACCGAGCAGCCGTTCCTGCGCACCCCGCTCGCCGGTGCGGCCACGCTGGCCCGGCTTGCCCGCGACACCGCCGACGTCCGCACGATCGCACCCGGCCGAACGCTGCGCGGCCTGGGCGCTGCCTACCTGACCGACCCGCGGCTGCGGATGCTGCTGGACCGGTACGCGACCTACTCCGGCTCCGACCCCCGGCGCGCCCCCGCCGCACTGCTCACCGTCCCCTACGCCGAGCAGGCCTTCGGCTCCTGGTACGTCCCCGGCGGGCTGCGCCGGCTGCCCGAGGCGGTGGCCGCGCGGGCGGTCGAGCGGGGAGCGGTCGTGCGCACCGACGCCGCGGTGACCGAGGTGCTGGTGACGGCGGGCCGGGCGGCCGGGGTGCGGCTGGCCGACGGCGAGGTGGTGCCGGCCGACGTCGTCGTGTGCAACGCCGACGCGGCCAGCCTCTACGGCCGGCTGCTCCCCCCGCAGGCACCGGTGCGGCGGGCCCGGACCGCGCTGCGCCGGGTGACACCGTCGTCCTCGGGCTTCGTGCTGCTGCTGGCCCTGCGCGGCCGCACGCCCGGGCTGGCCCACCACACCGTGCTGTTCCCCACCGACTACGACGCCGAGTTCGACGCGCTCTTCGGGGGCCGGGGCAGACGCGGCAGCCCGAAGCGCCCGGTGGCCGACCCGACCGTCTACGTCAGCGCCCCCGACGACCCGGCCACCCGACCGGACGAGGACAGCGAGTCGTGGTTCGTGCTGGTCAACGCGCCCCGTCACGAGCCGGGCGCCGGGGTCGACTGGACCGCGCCCGGGCTGGCCGACCGGTACGCCGACCAACTGCTCGCCACGATGGCCGCCCGCGGGCTCGACGTGCGGGACCGGCTGCGCTGGCGGGTGGTGCGCACCCCGGCCGACCTCGAGCGCGAGACCGCGAGCCCCGGCGGGTCGATCTACGGCACGTCCAGCAACGGCGCCCGCGCCGCCTTCCTGCGGCCGGCCAACGCCTCGCCGCTGCCCGGCCTGTTCCTCGTCGGGGGCTCGTCGCACCCCGGCGGCGGGCTGCCGCTGGTCACGCTCTCCGCGGAGATCGTCGCCGGTCTGGTGGGCCCGGCCTGA
- a CDS encoding CPBP family intramembrane glutamic endopeptidase, with product MRLRVLDLARRRPLTVAAALTLLWHLALFAVEDLLPPMSPAWSPSLGAVVVNLVLAAGTVALIGWLGWWRETGLCWRRPDRRWWLAVPLVAEGAVFAVPGLAGSSVALSSLAVMTLSIGLSEEVLSRGLVQRVLAGLGPAAAAVWVGVLFGLGHALSGFWFDRPWGDVLYVVVAAGCYGFCLAALRWHLGTIWPLVLLHALTDFTQLASPGNLPFGVRVVLVVGLVAYGWWLLRLLDRPGPDADLRPGPPDRRRSPRRA from the coding sequence GTGCGCCTGCGCGTGCTCGACCTCGCCCGGCGGCGGCCGCTGACGGTCGCCGCTGCACTGACACTGCTCTGGCACCTCGCGCTGTTCGCCGTCGAGGACCTGCTGCCCCCTATGTCGCCGGCCTGGTCGCCGTCGCTGGGCGCGGTCGTGGTGAACCTGGTCCTGGCGGCCGGGACCGTGGCGCTGATCGGGTGGCTGGGCTGGTGGCGGGAGACCGGGCTGTGCTGGCGGCGGCCGGACCGTCGCTGGTGGCTGGCCGTGCCGCTGGTGGCCGAGGGGGCGGTGTTCGCGGTGCCCGGGTTGGCCGGCTCCTCGGTCGCGCTGAGCAGCCTCGCGGTGATGACCCTCTCGATCGGGCTGTCGGAGGAGGTGCTGAGCCGGGGGCTGGTGCAGCGGGTGCTCGCCGGGCTCGGGCCGGCCGCCGCCGCGGTCTGGGTGGGGGTGCTGTTCGGCCTGGGCCACGCGCTGTCCGGGTTCTGGTTCGACCGGCCGTGGGGCGACGTGCTCTACGTCGTGGTCGCGGCGGGCTGCTACGGCTTCTGCCTGGCGGCGCTGCGCTGGCACCTGGGCACGATCTGGCCGCTGGTGCTGCTGCACGCGCTCACCGACTTCACCCAGCTGGCCAGCCCCGGCAACCTGCCCTTCGGCGTCCGGGTCGTGCTGGTGGTGGGCCTGGTCGCCTACGGCTGGTGGCTGCTCCGGCTGCTGGACCGCCCCGGGCCGGACGCCGACCTCAGGCCGGGCCCACCAGACCGGCGACGATCTCCGCGGAGAGCGTGA
- a CDS encoding ABC transporter permease subunit has protein sequence MSASPTVSTVSARPGAGSAADVVRLDPNRHVPGVRQPGFAQVLHAEWVKFWTVRSTRWSLGLLFLLGAGLTTLVCWAAAGELAAGDTGESPASFITWGLLFSQLTAIALGTLMVTSEYGTGMIRATLSAVPRRGRVVAAKALVLAPVLFVAGVVTAFIGYLGGNWFLDREGIGLALSDDGVVRALFGNGLYLAGLGVLALGAGFLIRNTGAALTVGIALVLIVGNLAYALPGTWGEWVAKLMPGNAGGSVAQVMPFNGGAVLAPWTGFAVFAAEALAVLVAGYVVLRRRDA, from the coding sequence ATGAGCGCCTCGCCGACCGTGAGCACCGTGTCCGCCCGACCCGGCGCCGGTTCCGCCGCCGACGTCGTCCGGCTCGACCCGAACCGGCACGTCCCCGGCGTCCGGCAGCCGGGCTTCGCCCAGGTGCTGCACGCGGAGTGGGTCAAGTTCTGGACCGTGCGCTCCACCCGCTGGTCGCTGGGGCTGCTGTTCCTGCTCGGCGCCGGACTCACCACGCTGGTCTGCTGGGCCGCGGCCGGGGAGCTCGCGGCCGGTGACACGGGGGAGTCCCCGGCGTCGTTCATCACCTGGGGCCTCCTGTTCTCCCAGCTCACCGCGATCGCGCTGGGCACGCTGATGGTCACCAGCGAGTACGGCACCGGGATGATCCGGGCGACGCTGTCGGCGGTCCCGCGCCGCGGCCGGGTGGTCGCAGCGAAGGCGCTGGTGCTGGCTCCGGTGCTGTTCGTCGCCGGTGTCGTCACCGCCTTCATCGGCTACCTGGGCGGCAACTGGTTCCTCGACCGGGAGGGCATCGGGCTGGCGCTGTCCGACGACGGTGTGGTCCGTGCCCTGTTCGGCAACGGGCTCTACCTCGCCGGGCTGGGCGTGCTGGCCCTCGGTGCCGGCTTCCTGATCCGGAACACCGGCGCGGCACTGACCGTCGGCATCGCGCTGGTGCTGATCGTCGGGAACCTGGCCTACGCCCTGCCCGGCACGTGGGGGGAGTGGGTGGCCAAGCTGATGCCCGGCAACGCCGGCGGCTCGGTCGCCCAGGTGATGCCCTTCAACGGCGGCGCGGTCCTCGCACCGTGGACCGGCTTCGCGGTCTTCGCCGCCGAGGCGCTCGCCGTCCTGGTCGCCGGCTACGTCGTCCTCCGCCGCCGCGACGCCTGA
- a CDS encoding ABC transporter ATP-binding protein: MIVARGLTKTYGAKTAVDNLSFTVEPGRVTGFLGPNGAGKSTTMRMILGLDRPTSGSVTVNGRSYAASPAPLREVGALLEARALHPGRSARDHLRWLAASNGIPRTRIDEVLDLVGLEAVADQRVGRFSLGMGQRLGIAVALLGEPPVVVLDEPVNGLDPEGIRWVRNLARELAGQGRTVLVSSHLMSEMALTADHLVVVGRGRMLADCSMADFITEHASSYVRVRSPRLRDAEALLRNNGLDVDPAGDELRVRGRNAAEIGELIGGAGLHIHELALVQSSLEDAFMTLTADSVEYATHPTETAGAAR, encoded by the coding sequence GTGATCGTCGCCCGGGGACTCACCAAGACCTACGGCGCCAAGACCGCCGTCGACAACTTGAGCTTCACCGTCGAGCCCGGCCGGGTCACCGGCTTCCTCGGCCCGAACGGGGCCGGCAAGTCCACGACGATGCGGATGATCCTCGGCCTGGACCGCCCCACGTCGGGCAGCGTGACCGTGAACGGCCGCTCCTACGCCGCCTCCCCGGCGCCGCTGCGCGAGGTCGGTGCGCTGCTGGAGGCCCGGGCGCTGCACCCCGGCCGCAGCGCCCGCGACCACCTGCGCTGGCTGGCCGCCAGCAACGGCATCCCGCGCACCCGGATCGACGAGGTGCTCGACCTGGTCGGTCTCGAGGCGGTCGCCGACCAGCGGGTGGGTCGCTTCTCCCTCGGCATGGGCCAGCGGCTCGGCATCGCGGTGGCGCTGCTCGGCGAGCCGCCGGTCGTCGTCCTGGACGAGCCGGTCAACGGGCTGGACCCGGAGGGCATCCGCTGGGTGCGCAACCTCGCCCGGGAGCTCGCCGGCCAGGGGCGCACGGTGCTGGTCTCCAGCCACCTGATGTCGGAGATGGCGCTCACCGCCGACCACCTGGTCGTCGTCGGCCGCGGCCGGATGCTGGCCGACTGCTCGATGGCCGACTTCATCACCGAGCACGCGTCCTCCTACGTCCGGGTCCGCAGCCCGCGGCTGCGCGACGCCGAGGCGCTGCTGCGCAACAACGGTCTGGACGTCGACCCGGCGGGCGACGAGCTGCGGGTGCGCGGCCGGAACGCCGCCGAGATCGGTGAGCTGATCGGTGGCGCCGGGCTCCACATCCACGAGCTCGCCCTCGTCCAGTCCTCGCTGGAGGACGCCTTCATGACCCTGACCGCCGACAGCGTCGAGTACGCCACCCACCCCACCGAGACCGCAGGAGCAGCGCGATGA
- a CDS encoding antitoxin, translated as MMDKAKGALNSDKGEKVSDSALDKGEQFADKKTGGTHDAQIDKGRDAADGKIGNQ; from the coding sequence ATGATGGACAAGGCCAAGGGCGCACTGAACAGCGACAAGGGCGAGAAGGTCAGCGACTCCGCGCTGGACAAGGGCGAGCAGTTCGCCGACAAGAAGACCGGTGGCACGCACGACGCCCAGATCGACAAGGGGCGGGACGCCGCCGACGGCAAGATCGGCAACCAGTAA
- a CDS encoding leucyl aminopeptidase family protein, protein MGADDVLAVPVGAQGALPDWLTAADQPPVDPGFLAAALADTGNGGKPGGITNVPLQSRRPRSVLAVGVGDATLPHLRSYVAVAVRRAQTLAESGARRLVLPLDTGVAPAGADEVRTAVETALLAGYRFRDTSTPHPTRLAEVLVVAAAADDPAVAAGELAGRVAAESVAWARDLVNTPSSTKTPDWLAEQARGRLAAVAGVTVTVLGADELRAGGFGGVLAVGGGSASPPRVVVATYRPRGAGPAHPVLVGKGITFDTGGISIKTNAGMREMKTDMAGAAAVLAAVDAAARLQLPGAVTAVVALCENAVSGAAYRPADVVRHVGGRTTEVRNTDAEGRLVLADALAHARLALGATVLVDVATLTGAMRTALGARTAGLYATADGLADALLTAAGHAGEACWRMPLTEEHVGHLRAQLDSEVADANNAPGNPGSTTAALFLQPFAGGLPWAHLDIAGPARAGSDDAEVVKGGTGFGVRTLLRWLEAGAPAELPEPVVRD, encoded by the coding sequence ATGGGTGCCGACGACGTCCTGGCCGTGCCGGTGGGTGCCCAGGGCGCGCTGCCGGACTGGCTGACCGCGGCCGACCAGCCGCCGGTCGACCCGGGGTTCCTCGCCGCGGCCCTGGCCGACACCGGCAACGGCGGCAAGCCCGGCGGGATCACCAACGTGCCGCTGCAGAGCCGGCGCCCGCGCAGCGTGCTGGCGGTCGGGGTGGGCGATGCCACCCTGCCGCACCTGCGCTCCTACGTGGCGGTCGCCGTCCGGCGGGCGCAGACGCTCGCCGAGTCCGGCGCCCGCCGGCTCGTGCTGCCGCTGGACACCGGCGTGGCCCCGGCCGGGGCGGACGAGGTGCGCACGGCGGTCGAGACCGCGCTGCTGGCCGGCTACCGCTTCCGGGACACCTCGACCCCGCACCCGACCCGGCTCGCCGAGGTGCTCGTGGTGGCTGCTGCTGCCGACGACCCGGCGGTGGCCGCCGGTGAGCTCGCCGGCCGGGTCGCCGCGGAGTCCGTGGCGTGGGCCCGCGACCTGGTGAACACCCCCAGCAGCACCAAGACCCCGGACTGGCTCGCCGAGCAGGCCCGTGGGCGGCTGGCTGCGGTCGCCGGCGTGACGGTCACCGTGCTCGGCGCCGACGAGCTGCGCGCCGGTGGGTTCGGCGGGGTCCTCGCCGTCGGCGGGGGATCGGCGTCCCCACCGCGGGTGGTGGTCGCCACCTACCGGCCGCGGGGCGCCGGACCGGCCCACCCGGTGCTGGTCGGCAAGGGCATCACCTTCGACACCGGCGGCATATCGATCAAGACCAACGCGGGCATGCGCGAGATGAAGACCGACATGGCCGGTGCCGCCGCGGTCCTCGCCGCCGTCGACGCCGCGGCCCGGTTGCAGCTGCCCGGCGCCGTCACCGCCGTCGTCGCGCTGTGCGAGAACGCCGTCTCCGGTGCCGCCTACCGCCCGGCCGACGTCGTGCGGCACGTGGGCGGGCGCACCACCGAGGTGCGCAACACCGACGCCGAGGGCCGGCTGGTGCTCGCCGACGCGCTGGCGCACGCCCGGCTGGCGCTGGGGGCCACCGTGCTCGTCGACGTCGCCACCCTGACCGGGGCGATGCGGACGGCGCTGGGGGCGCGCACCGCCGGGCTGTACGCGACCGCCGACGGGCTGGCCGACGCCCTGCTCACCGCAGCCGGTCACGCCGGTGAGGCGTGCTGGCGGATGCCGCTGACCGAGGAGCACGTCGGGCACCTGCGCGCGCAGCTCGACTCCGAGGTGGCCGACGCTAACAACGCCCCGGGCAACCCGGGGTCGACCACGGCGGCGCTGTTCCTGCAGCCCTTCGCCGGGGGCCTGCCGTGGGCGCACCTGGACATCGCCGGCCCCGCACGCGCCGGCAGCGACGACGCCGAGGTGGTCAAGGGCGGCACGGGGTTCGGCGTCCGCACGCTGCTGCGCTGGCTGGAGGCCGGCGCGCCGGCCGAGCTGCCGGAACCGGTCGTCCGCGACTGA
- a CDS encoding DUF3117 domain-containing protein translates to MAAMKPRTGEGPLEVTKEGRGLVMRVPLEGGGRLVVELSPDEASALSEALKGAIS, encoded by the coding sequence ATGGCGGCCATGAAGCCGCGTACGGGTGAAGGTCCCCTCGAGGTCACCAAGGAGGGCCGCGGCCTGGTCATGCGCGTCCCGCTGGAGGGTGGTGGCCGGCTGGTCGTCGAGCTGTCCCCCGACGAGGCGAGCGCCCTCTCCGAGGCCCTGAAGGGCGCGATCAGCTGA